Proteins found in one Paralichthys olivaceus isolate ysfri-2021 chromosome 19, ASM2471397v2, whole genome shotgun sequence genomic segment:
- the LOC138405523 gene encoding dynein light chain Tctex-type 1-like produces MDEYQTEEETAFVDEEVTKVIKESVEAAIGANAYQQSRVNQWTTSVVEQCVSQLKKLGKPFKYIVTCIIMQKNGAGLQTASACFWDNSTDGSCAVRWENKSMYCIVSVFGLAI; encoded by the exons ATGGATGAATatcagacagaagaagag ACCGCGTTTGTTGATGAAGAAGTGACAAAAGTTATCAAGGAG TCAGTGGAAGCAGCCATAGGAGCAAATGCCTACCAGCAGAGCAGAGTGAACCAGTGGACCACCAGTGTGGTGGAGCAGTGCGTCAGTCAACTCAAGAAGCTGGGAAAGCCTTTCAAGTACATTG TGACCTGTATCATCATGCAGAAAAATGGAGCGGGTCTGCAAACAGCCAGTGCCTGCTTCTGGGACAACTCTACTGAcg GAAGCTGTGCAGTGAGATGGGAGAACAAGTCCATGTACTGTATCGTCAGTGTTTTTGGCCTGGCCATCTGA
- the tmem181 gene encoding transmembrane protein 181 isoform X3, with protein MEQLAPMRLYTLSKRHFVLVFVVFLICFGLTVFIGIAGPRIIAEQEHSGDQVLVKNVSLKTGPYNLVSPPLTTYNQQLWLTCVMRAENSNIGDFQQPFEINVELKGVTQDASVMHINNVHQKSRTLHCGTNCDEIIVLHLGYLNYTQYQVVVSFKGLENITYEIKVKFVWKTYNATFSQVEIWFRFVFVVLTFMVTYMFSHSLRKFSMRDWGIEQKWMSILLPLLLLYNDPFFPLSFLVNSWFPGTLDAFFQALFLCSLLLFWLCVYHGIRVQGERKCLTFYLPKLIIVGLLWLSAVTLGIWQTVNELQDPTYQYKVDIVNFQGMKVFFLIVVAFYILYLIFLIVRACSELKNMPYSDLRLKFLTALTLVVLIISMVILYLRFGARALQDNFVAELSTHYQNSAEFLSFYGLLNFYLYTLAFVYSPSKNALYDSQLKDNPAFSMLNDSDDEVIYGSDYEDRPLQNGRAIKATAKYQDESDSD; from the exons ATGGAGCA ACTAGCCCCCATGCGGCTCTACACTCTGTCTAAAAGACACTTTGTTTTGGTCTTCGTGGTGTTCCTCATATGCTTCGGCCTCACCGTCTTCATTGGGATCGCAG GTCCCAGGATTATTGCTGAACAGGAGCACAGTGGTGATCAGGTACTGGTCAAAAATGTCTCACTTAAG acCGGGCCGTACAATCTAGTCTCTCCTCCGCTCACCACTTACAACCAGCAGCTGTGGCTCACCTGTGTGATGCGAGCGGAAAACAGCAACA tCGGAGACTTCCAGCAGCCCTTTGAGATCAACGTCGAGCTGAAAGGAGTGACGCAGGATGCCAGCGTGATGCACATCAACAACGTGCACCAGAAATCCCGGACTCTGCACTGTGGGACC AACTGTGATGAGATTATTGTTCTCCATCTGGGTTATCTCAACTACACCCAGTACCAGGTTGTGGTCAGTTTCAAGGGCCTTGAAAACATCACATATGAAATCAAAGTCAAGTTTGTG TGGAAAACGTATAACGCGACTTTCTCTCAAGTTGAAATCTGGTTCCGCttcgtctttgtggttttgacCTTCATGGTGACG TACATGTTCTCTCATTCTCTGAGGAAGTTTTCTATGAGGGACTGGGGCATAGAGCAGAAGTGGATGTCTATCCTGCTCCCATTGCTTCTTCTCTACAACG atCCGTTCTTCCCGCTGTCATTCCTGGTGAACAGCTGGTTTCCAGGGACGTTGGATGCTTTCTTCCAGGCTCTGTTCCtgtgctctctgctgctcttctgGCTCTGTGTCTACCACGGCATCAGGGTTCAG GGTGAGAGGAAATGTCTGACGTTCTACCTGCCTAAGTTGATCATCGTAGGTCTTCTGTGGCTCTCAGCGGTTACTCTGGGCATTTGGCAAAC AGTTAATGAGCTCCAGGATCCCACCTATCAGTATAAGGTGGATATCGTGAACTTTCAG GGCATGAAGGTCTTCTTCCTCATTGTTGTCGCCTTCTACATCCTCTACCTGATTTTCCTGATTGTCCGAGCTTGCTCTGAGCTCAAGAACATGCCGTACTCAG ATCTCCGGCTAAAGTTTTTGACGGCGTTGACGCTTGTGGTGCTAATTATAAG caTGGTCATCCTCTACCTGAGGTTCGGTGCCAGAGCTCTTCAAGACAATTTTGTGGCTGAACTGTCGACTCATTACCAAAATT CTGCTGAATTTTTATCCTTCTATGGCCTGCTCAACTTTTACTTGTACACATTAGCATTTGTGTATTCGCCCTCCAAAAACGCCCTTTATG ACTCCCAGTTGAAGGATAATCCTGCTTTCTCCATGCTGAACGACTCGGATGATGAAGTTATATACGG GAGCGATTATGAGGACAGGCCTTTACAAAACGGACGTGCCATCAAAGCAACCGCCAAGTACCAGGATGAGAGTGACAGCGACTGA
- the gtf2h5 gene encoding general transcription factor IIH subunit 5, protein MVNVHKGVLIECDPAMKQFLLYLDEKMALGKKFILKDLDDTHVFILAEVVQILQERVGELMDQNSFPFTQK, encoded by the exons ATGGTCAACGTGCACAAAGGTGTTCTCATTGAATG TGATCCCGCCATGAAACAGTTCCTCCTCTACCTGGATGAAAAGATGGCTTTGGGGAAGAAGTTCATCCTCAAGGACCTGGACGACACACACGTGTTCATCCTGGCAGAGGTGGTTCAGATCCTCCAGGAAAGGGTCGGCGAGTTAATGGACCAGAACTCATTCCCCTTCACGCAGAAATAA
- the tmem181 gene encoding transmembrane protein 181 isoform X2 has protein sequence MDADFSSGLENPLCGELKLFCRKIQEAYTELKEELTPYRDDRFYRLAPMRLYTLSKRHFVLVFVVFLICFGLTVFIGIAGPRIIAEQEHSGDQTGPYNLVSPPLTTYNQQLWLTCVMRAENSNIGDFQQPFEINVELKGVTQDASVMHINNVHQKSRTLHCGTNCDEIIVLHLGYLNYTQYQVVVSFKGLENITYEIKVKFVWKTYNATFSQVEIWFRFVFVVLTFMVTYMFSHSLRKFSMRDWGIEQKWMSILLPLLLLYNDPFFPLSFLVNSWFPGTLDAFFQALFLCSLLLFWLCVYHGIRVQGERKCLTFYLPKLIIVGLLWLSAVTLGIWQTVNELQDPTYQYKVDIVNFQGMKVFFLIVVAFYILYLIFLIVRACSELKNMPYSDLRLKFLTALTLVVLIISMVILYLRFGARALQDNFVAELSTHYQNSAEFLSFYGLLNFYLYTLAFVYSPSKNALYDSQLKDNPAFSMLNDSDDEVIYGSDYEDRPLQNGRAIKATAKYQDESDSD, from the exons ATGGACGCCGACTTCTCGTCCGGGCTGGAGAACCCTCTGTGCGGCGAGCTGAAGCTGTTCTGCAGGAAGATCCAGGAGGCCTACACCGAGCTGAAGGAGGAGCTGACTCCCTACAGAGATGATCGCTTTTACAG ACTAGCCCCCATGCGGCTCTACACTCTGTCTAAAAGACACTTTGTTTTGGTCTTCGTGGTGTTCCTCATATGCTTCGGCCTCACCGTCTTCATTGGGATCGCAG GTCCCAGGATTATTGCTGAACAGGAGCACAGTGGTGATCAG acCGGGCCGTACAATCTAGTCTCTCCTCCGCTCACCACTTACAACCAGCAGCTGTGGCTCACCTGTGTGATGCGAGCGGAAAACAGCAACA tCGGAGACTTCCAGCAGCCCTTTGAGATCAACGTCGAGCTGAAAGGAGTGACGCAGGATGCCAGCGTGATGCACATCAACAACGTGCACCAGAAATCCCGGACTCTGCACTGTGGGACC AACTGTGATGAGATTATTGTTCTCCATCTGGGTTATCTCAACTACACCCAGTACCAGGTTGTGGTCAGTTTCAAGGGCCTTGAAAACATCACATATGAAATCAAAGTCAAGTTTGTG TGGAAAACGTATAACGCGACTTTCTCTCAAGTTGAAATCTGGTTCCGCttcgtctttgtggttttgacCTTCATGGTGACG TACATGTTCTCTCATTCTCTGAGGAAGTTTTCTATGAGGGACTGGGGCATAGAGCAGAAGTGGATGTCTATCCTGCTCCCATTGCTTCTTCTCTACAACG atCCGTTCTTCCCGCTGTCATTCCTGGTGAACAGCTGGTTTCCAGGGACGTTGGATGCTTTCTTCCAGGCTCTGTTCCtgtgctctctgctgctcttctgGCTCTGTGTCTACCACGGCATCAGGGTTCAG GGTGAGAGGAAATGTCTGACGTTCTACCTGCCTAAGTTGATCATCGTAGGTCTTCTGTGGCTCTCAGCGGTTACTCTGGGCATTTGGCAAAC AGTTAATGAGCTCCAGGATCCCACCTATCAGTATAAGGTGGATATCGTGAACTTTCAG GGCATGAAGGTCTTCTTCCTCATTGTTGTCGCCTTCTACATCCTCTACCTGATTTTCCTGATTGTCCGAGCTTGCTCTGAGCTCAAGAACATGCCGTACTCAG ATCTCCGGCTAAAGTTTTTGACGGCGTTGACGCTTGTGGTGCTAATTATAAG caTGGTCATCCTCTACCTGAGGTTCGGTGCCAGAGCTCTTCAAGACAATTTTGTGGCTGAACTGTCGACTCATTACCAAAATT CTGCTGAATTTTTATCCTTCTATGGCCTGCTCAACTTTTACTTGTACACATTAGCATTTGTGTATTCGCCCTCCAAAAACGCCCTTTATG ACTCCCAGTTGAAGGATAATCCTGCTTTCTCCATGCTGAACGACTCGGATGATGAAGTTATATACGG GAGCGATTATGAGGACAGGCCTTTACAAAACGGACGTGCCATCAAAGCAACCGCCAAGTACCAGGATGAGAGTGACAGCGACTGA
- the tmem181 gene encoding transmembrane protein 181 isoform X1, translated as MDADFSSGLENPLCGELKLFCRKIQEAYTELKEELTPYRDDRFYRLAPMRLYTLSKRHFVLVFVVFLICFGLTVFIGIAGPRIIAEQEHSGDQVLVKNVSLKTGPYNLVSPPLTTYNQQLWLTCVMRAENSNIGDFQQPFEINVELKGVTQDASVMHINNVHQKSRTLHCGTNCDEIIVLHLGYLNYTQYQVVVSFKGLENITYEIKVKFVWKTYNATFSQVEIWFRFVFVVLTFMVTYMFSHSLRKFSMRDWGIEQKWMSILLPLLLLYNDPFFPLSFLVNSWFPGTLDAFFQALFLCSLLLFWLCVYHGIRVQGERKCLTFYLPKLIIVGLLWLSAVTLGIWQTVNELQDPTYQYKVDIVNFQGMKVFFLIVVAFYILYLIFLIVRACSELKNMPYSDLRLKFLTALTLVVLIISMVILYLRFGARALQDNFVAELSTHYQNSAEFLSFYGLLNFYLYTLAFVYSPSKNALYDSQLKDNPAFSMLNDSDDEVIYGSDYEDRPLQNGRAIKATAKYQDESDSD; from the exons ATGGACGCCGACTTCTCGTCCGGGCTGGAGAACCCTCTGTGCGGCGAGCTGAAGCTGTTCTGCAGGAAGATCCAGGAGGCCTACACCGAGCTGAAGGAGGAGCTGACTCCCTACAGAGATGATCGCTTTTACAG ACTAGCCCCCATGCGGCTCTACACTCTGTCTAAAAGACACTTTGTTTTGGTCTTCGTGGTGTTCCTCATATGCTTCGGCCTCACCGTCTTCATTGGGATCGCAG GTCCCAGGATTATTGCTGAACAGGAGCACAGTGGTGATCAGGTACTGGTCAAAAATGTCTCACTTAAG acCGGGCCGTACAATCTAGTCTCTCCTCCGCTCACCACTTACAACCAGCAGCTGTGGCTCACCTGTGTGATGCGAGCGGAAAACAGCAACA tCGGAGACTTCCAGCAGCCCTTTGAGATCAACGTCGAGCTGAAAGGAGTGACGCAGGATGCCAGCGTGATGCACATCAACAACGTGCACCAGAAATCCCGGACTCTGCACTGTGGGACC AACTGTGATGAGATTATTGTTCTCCATCTGGGTTATCTCAACTACACCCAGTACCAGGTTGTGGTCAGTTTCAAGGGCCTTGAAAACATCACATATGAAATCAAAGTCAAGTTTGTG TGGAAAACGTATAACGCGACTTTCTCTCAAGTTGAAATCTGGTTCCGCttcgtctttgtggttttgacCTTCATGGTGACG TACATGTTCTCTCATTCTCTGAGGAAGTTTTCTATGAGGGACTGGGGCATAGAGCAGAAGTGGATGTCTATCCTGCTCCCATTGCTTCTTCTCTACAACG atCCGTTCTTCCCGCTGTCATTCCTGGTGAACAGCTGGTTTCCAGGGACGTTGGATGCTTTCTTCCAGGCTCTGTTCCtgtgctctctgctgctcttctgGCTCTGTGTCTACCACGGCATCAGGGTTCAG GGTGAGAGGAAATGTCTGACGTTCTACCTGCCTAAGTTGATCATCGTAGGTCTTCTGTGGCTCTCAGCGGTTACTCTGGGCATTTGGCAAAC AGTTAATGAGCTCCAGGATCCCACCTATCAGTATAAGGTGGATATCGTGAACTTTCAG GGCATGAAGGTCTTCTTCCTCATTGTTGTCGCCTTCTACATCCTCTACCTGATTTTCCTGATTGTCCGAGCTTGCTCTGAGCTCAAGAACATGCCGTACTCAG ATCTCCGGCTAAAGTTTTTGACGGCGTTGACGCTTGTGGTGCTAATTATAAG caTGGTCATCCTCTACCTGAGGTTCGGTGCCAGAGCTCTTCAAGACAATTTTGTGGCTGAACTGTCGACTCATTACCAAAATT CTGCTGAATTTTTATCCTTCTATGGCCTGCTCAACTTTTACTTGTACACATTAGCATTTGTGTATTCGCCCTCCAAAAACGCCCTTTATG ACTCCCAGTTGAAGGATAATCCTGCTTTCTCCATGCTGAACGACTCGGATGATGAAGTTATATACGG GAGCGATTATGAGGACAGGCCTTTACAAAACGGACGTGCCATCAAAGCAACCGCCAAGTACCAGGATGAGAGTGACAGCGACTGA
- the tmem181 gene encoding transmembrane protein 181 isoform X4 — protein MEQLAPMRLYTLSKRHFVLVFVVFLICFGLTVFIGIAGPRIIAEQEHSGDQTGPYNLVSPPLTTYNQQLWLTCVMRAENSNIGDFQQPFEINVELKGVTQDASVMHINNVHQKSRTLHCGTNCDEIIVLHLGYLNYTQYQVVVSFKGLENITYEIKVKFVWKTYNATFSQVEIWFRFVFVVLTFMVTYMFSHSLRKFSMRDWGIEQKWMSILLPLLLLYNDPFFPLSFLVNSWFPGTLDAFFQALFLCSLLLFWLCVYHGIRVQGERKCLTFYLPKLIIVGLLWLSAVTLGIWQTVNELQDPTYQYKVDIVNFQGMKVFFLIVVAFYILYLIFLIVRACSELKNMPYSDLRLKFLTALTLVVLIISMVILYLRFGARALQDNFVAELSTHYQNSAEFLSFYGLLNFYLYTLAFVYSPSKNALYDSQLKDNPAFSMLNDSDDEVIYGSDYEDRPLQNGRAIKATAKYQDESDSD, from the exons ATGGAGCA ACTAGCCCCCATGCGGCTCTACACTCTGTCTAAAAGACACTTTGTTTTGGTCTTCGTGGTGTTCCTCATATGCTTCGGCCTCACCGTCTTCATTGGGATCGCAG GTCCCAGGATTATTGCTGAACAGGAGCACAGTGGTGATCAG acCGGGCCGTACAATCTAGTCTCTCCTCCGCTCACCACTTACAACCAGCAGCTGTGGCTCACCTGTGTGATGCGAGCGGAAAACAGCAACA tCGGAGACTTCCAGCAGCCCTTTGAGATCAACGTCGAGCTGAAAGGAGTGACGCAGGATGCCAGCGTGATGCACATCAACAACGTGCACCAGAAATCCCGGACTCTGCACTGTGGGACC AACTGTGATGAGATTATTGTTCTCCATCTGGGTTATCTCAACTACACCCAGTACCAGGTTGTGGTCAGTTTCAAGGGCCTTGAAAACATCACATATGAAATCAAAGTCAAGTTTGTG TGGAAAACGTATAACGCGACTTTCTCTCAAGTTGAAATCTGGTTCCGCttcgtctttgtggttttgacCTTCATGGTGACG TACATGTTCTCTCATTCTCTGAGGAAGTTTTCTATGAGGGACTGGGGCATAGAGCAGAAGTGGATGTCTATCCTGCTCCCATTGCTTCTTCTCTACAACG atCCGTTCTTCCCGCTGTCATTCCTGGTGAACAGCTGGTTTCCAGGGACGTTGGATGCTTTCTTCCAGGCTCTGTTCCtgtgctctctgctgctcttctgGCTCTGTGTCTACCACGGCATCAGGGTTCAG GGTGAGAGGAAATGTCTGACGTTCTACCTGCCTAAGTTGATCATCGTAGGTCTTCTGTGGCTCTCAGCGGTTACTCTGGGCATTTGGCAAAC AGTTAATGAGCTCCAGGATCCCACCTATCAGTATAAGGTGGATATCGTGAACTTTCAG GGCATGAAGGTCTTCTTCCTCATTGTTGTCGCCTTCTACATCCTCTACCTGATTTTCCTGATTGTCCGAGCTTGCTCTGAGCTCAAGAACATGCCGTACTCAG ATCTCCGGCTAAAGTTTTTGACGGCGTTGACGCTTGTGGTGCTAATTATAAG caTGGTCATCCTCTACCTGAGGTTCGGTGCCAGAGCTCTTCAAGACAATTTTGTGGCTGAACTGTCGACTCATTACCAAAATT CTGCTGAATTTTTATCCTTCTATGGCCTGCTCAACTTTTACTTGTACACATTAGCATTTGTGTATTCGCCCTCCAAAAACGCCCTTTATG ACTCCCAGTTGAAGGATAATCCTGCTTTCTCCATGCTGAACGACTCGGATGATGAAGTTATATACGG GAGCGATTATGAGGACAGGCCTTTACAAAACGGACGTGCCATCAAAGCAACCGCCAAGTACCAGGATGAGAGTGACAGCGACTGA
- the dynlt1b gene encoding dynein light chain Tctex-type 1 yields the protein MDEYQAEEETAFVVEEVSKVIKESVEAAIGANAYQQSRVNQWTTSVVEQCLSQLSKLGKPFKYIVTCIIMQKNGAGLQTASACFWDNSTDGSCAVRWENKSMYCIVSVFGLAI from the exons ATGGACGAGTATCAGGCAGAAGAGGAG accgCGTTCGTCGTTGAAGAAGTGAGCAAAGTTATCAAGGAG TCAGTGGAAGCAGCCATAGGAGCAAATGCCTACCAGCAGAGCAGAGTGAACCAGTGGACCACCAGTGTGGTGGAGCAGTGCCTCAGTCAACTCAGCAAGCTGGGAAAGCCTTTCAAGTACATTG TGACCTGTATCATCATGCAGAAAAATGGAGCGGGTCTGCAAACAGCCAGTGCCTGCTTCTGGGACAACTCTACTGAcg GAAGCTGTGCAGTGAGATGGGAGAACAAGTCCATGTACTGTATCGTCAGTGTTTTTGGCCTGGCCATCTGA